In Trichocoleus desertorum NBK24, the following are encoded in one genomic region:
- a CDS encoding CHASE domain-containing protein, with protein MSATVRHWEQERLKIEVRNQATLLSRTLQQNIDTNLEILQATGKLYQASDQVSRRDFELFLTDFIRNHPSIYGFNWAPRVTSENRVKFEQEVRAAGLSSFEIKESDSQNQMMRASDRLEYFPVTYAEPFQKLRGALGFDLASEPMRRTAIAQALRTGQMHSTGRITLIVQKQLGFLAVLPIYRNGAVLDRLEARQQNFQGVISGVFAIPTIVEPALTGLKLDNLDFYIFDDSAVGQKRLLAIYRSETKQVLSDPNIQLPPQVGSSSLCVNPVVCTRTLNVAGRQWLLQIAPTSGFTSAAAYSGTWTALSLGLLLTGLLTIYLRLSIQHTEQVEQLAQERTQQAKQLAQTLQELRAAQSQLIQTEKMSSLGQLVAGVAHEINNPVNFIHGNLTYVDEYTQDLLDLVSTLNQHAHQLPPELQTQAAAIELEFLIEDLPKTLASMKLGTDRIRQIVLSLRNFSRLDEAEMKPVDIHEGIDSTLLILQNRLKPRAEHPAVLVVKEYGDIPLINCYAGQLNQVFMNILTNALDALEEYDTQRSPEAIQADPSTITLRTLMVDSHLLKVEIADNGPGMSEAVRDRLFDPFFTTKPVGQGTGLGLAISYQIITEKHQGRIECESIPGQGTRFSIEIPIQAEPKLPAVLGTVAMVG; from the coding sequence GTGAGTGCTACCGTCCGACATTGGGAACAAGAGCGCTTAAAGATTGAAGTCCGTAACCAGGCTACTCTACTGTCTAGAACCCTACAACAAAACATCGACACTAACTTAGAAATTCTCCAAGCCACTGGGAAGCTGTATCAAGCCTCCGATCAAGTCAGTCGGCGTGACTTCGAGCTGTTTTTGACAGACTTCATCCGAAATCATCCTAGTATCTATGGATTTAACTGGGCTCCTAGAGTCACCAGTGAAAATCGCGTCAAATTTGAGCAGGAAGTGCGAGCCGCAGGTTTATCTAGTTTTGAGATCAAAGAGTCAGACTCCCAAAACCAGATGATGAGAGCTAGCGATCGCCTAGAGTATTTTCCTGTTACCTACGCAGAGCCGTTCCAAAAACTGCGTGGAGCCTTGGGGTTTGATCTCGCATCAGAACCGATGCGTCGGACTGCGATCGCCCAAGCCCTCAGAACTGGCCAAATGCACTCAACCGGACGGATTACTCTCATTGTTCAAAAACAGCTAGGTTTCTTGGCGGTCCTCCCTATTTATAGAAATGGTGCCGTTTTAGATCGTCTAGAAGCTCGTCAGCAGAATTTCCAAGGAGTCATTTCTGGAGTCTTTGCGATCCCCACAATCGTTGAGCCTGCCTTAACTGGCTTGAAGCTAGACAATCTTGACTTCTATATCTTTGACGATTCCGCTGTAGGTCAAAAACGCTTGTTAGCGATCTACCGATCTGAAACTAAACAGGTATTGTCAGACCCTAACATCCAACTACCTCCTCAAGTGGGTTCAAGTTCCTTATGCGTGAATCCAGTCGTTTGCACTCGCACACTAAATGTTGCAGGTCGGCAATGGCTACTCCAAATAGCTCCCACCTCTGGATTCACCAGTGCTGCGGCTTACTCAGGAACTTGGACAGCGTTGAGCCTTGGTTTGTTGTTAACCGGGTTGCTGACGATTTATCTACGGCTATCGATTCAACACACAGAACAAGTTGAGCAATTAGCCCAAGAACGTACCCAACAAGCCAAACAACTGGCTCAAACCCTCCAAGAACTGCGAGCAGCCCAAAGCCAATTGATCCAAACCGAAAAGATGTCGAGTTTAGGCCAGTTAGTGGCGGGTGTTGCCCACGAGATCAACAATCCCGTCAATTTTATTCACGGTAATTTGACTTATGTAGATGAATACACCCAAGATTTATTGGATTTGGTGAGCACCCTAAACCAACATGCTCATCAGTTACCCCCTGAATTACAGACTCAAGCTGCGGCAATCGAACTAGAATTTCTGATCGAGGATTTACCAAAAACATTGGCCTCCATGAAGTTAGGCACCGATCGCATTCGACAAATTGTTTTATCTTTACGCAACTTCTCTCGCTTAGATGAAGCTGAGATGAAACCTGTTGATATTCATGAGGGAATTGATAGCACCTTGCTGATTCTCCAAAATCGGCTAAAGCCTAGAGCAGAGCATCCCGCCGTGCTCGTAGTTAAAGAATATGGTGACATTCCCCTGATCAACTGCTATGCGGGCCAACTCAATCAGGTATTTATGAATATTCTGACCAATGCGCTTGATGCCTTAGAGGAGTACGATACCCAGCGATCGCCCGAAGCAATCCAAGCTGATCCCAGCACCATCACCCTTCGCACCCTGATGGTAGACTCCCATCTCCTCAAAGTTGAAATCGCTGACAATGGGCCTGGGATGAGTGAAGCGGTGAGAGACAGATTATTCGATCCCTTCTTCACAACTAAGCCCGTAGGGCAGGGAACGGGCTTAGGACTAGCGATTAGTTATCAGATCATCACCGAGAAGCATCAAGGCCGCATTGAATGCGAATCCATTCCTGGGCAAGGCACTAGATTTAGCATTGAGATTCCTATTCAAGCAGAGCCAAAACTACCCGCAGTTTTAGGCACAGTCGCGATGGTTGGTTAG